From a region of the Cryptosporangium minutisporangium genome:
- a CDS encoding TetR family transcriptional regulator has translation MVDQEPEVTDGRTRRRRQNWRATQGAAIRLVGDRGFAAVTVDEIAAAAGLSRRTFFNMFPTKAAALFDAPAEDHEWLAALLREAEGTRPLWPALRSICTVFAGGHEDVLAVRRRLVGESPELEQYHRVAQGHVGTALADWARRQLPGDALRAELLARSAEAVMLAAFHVWQPDDDPAEFPRLIAQGFEELVPVFDLASSDSG, from the coding sequence GTGGTCGACCAGGAACCCGAGGTGACGGACGGACGCACACGTCGGCGACGGCAGAACTGGCGCGCGACCCAGGGAGCGGCCATCCGGCTGGTGGGAGACCGCGGCTTCGCCGCGGTGACCGTGGACGAGATCGCTGCTGCGGCGGGGCTCTCGCGGCGAACGTTCTTCAACATGTTCCCGACGAAGGCCGCAGCGCTGTTCGACGCCCCCGCGGAGGACCACGAATGGCTGGCGGCGCTGCTGCGCGAGGCCGAGGGCACCCGGCCACTCTGGCCGGCGCTGCGATCGATCTGCACGGTGTTCGCGGGCGGGCACGAGGACGTGCTCGCGGTCCGCCGTCGACTGGTCGGAGAATCACCGGAGCTCGAGCAGTACCACCGGGTCGCGCAGGGTCACGTCGGTACGGCGCTCGCCGACTGGGCCCGGCGCCAGTTGCCGGGCGACGCGCTGCGCGCCGAGCTGCTGGCTCGATCCGCTGAGGCGGTGATGCTCGCCGCATTCCACGTCTGGCAGCCCGACGACGATCCCGCCGAGTTCCCGCGCCTCATCGCACAGGGCTTCGAGGAACTCGTACCGGTCTTCGACCTCGCGTCGTCGGATTCAGGCTAG
- a CDS encoding MBL fold metallo-hydrolase, whose protein sequence is MPQEKLTVSGISIESVPDGWAQAPPGTLLVPPSGSPADWETSGWFEPGGWRFPLGGFLLRTADRLILVDAGTHLHRDHVGWLSVDGEPTFPAAAHHVHAADWATLESGHGEADMGMADIVRPIGDLVRLARAERTEIAPGVLLRLVAGHTPGNCLIEVGEGEDRAFLLGDTAHHPATLVEDGWLDKFDADRDGARKARAQLADELEASGIPAVGAHFDGCRFGRVIRGRDGSRRWELVDLA, encoded by the coding sequence ATGCCGCAAGAGAAGCTCACCGTATCCGGGATCTCGATCGAGTCCGTTCCGGACGGCTGGGCGCAGGCGCCGCCGGGAACCCTGCTCGTTCCGCCGTCGGGCTCCCCGGCGGACTGGGAGACCTCCGGCTGGTTCGAGCCCGGCGGTTGGCGTTTCCCGCTGGGGGGCTTCCTGCTCCGGACCGCAGATCGACTCATCCTCGTCGACGCGGGCACCCATTTGCACCGGGACCATGTCGGCTGGTTGAGCGTCGACGGCGAACCGACTTTCCCCGCCGCCGCCCACCACGTGCACGCGGCCGACTGGGCGACGCTCGAATCCGGGCACGGCGAAGCCGACATGGGCATGGCCGACATCGTCCGGCCGATCGGCGATCTGGTGCGGCTCGCTCGCGCCGAGCGCACCGAGATAGCTCCAGGCGTCCTGCTCCGCCTCGTGGCCGGCCACACCCCGGGCAACTGTCTCATCGAGGTCGGCGAGGGCGAGGACCGCGCGTTTCTTCTGGGCGACACCGCCCACCACCCGGCGACGCTGGTGGAGGACGGCTGGCTGGACAAATTCGATGCCGACCGCGACGGCGCCCGCAAGGCCCGCGCACAGCTGGCCGACGAGCTGGAAGCGAGCGGCATACCAGCCGTCGGCGCACACTTCGACGGATGCCGATTCGGCAGGGTGATCCGCGGCCGGGACGGCAGCCGACGCTGGGAGCTCGTCGATCTAGCCTGA